A part of Maridesulfovibrio hydrothermalis AM13 = DSM 14728 genomic DNA contains:
- a CDS encoding YkgJ family cysteine cluster protein: MNECKQCGICCRKGGPALHIQDLPLLKEANGLDLTDIVTLRKGELAYDQPEGAVVPLREEILKVKGTGGEWVCKFLAPSSQVCRIYKNRPLECQTLFCGDPDPLLKIYDKDRLSRKDILPEGHPVLEIIEEHDKKCSPEKMAQLAADILKEWDDSQEMQADLREMLIYDKSIRELVVEKSGLPAESMDFFFGRELGRLLSGYGIIATPNGKSFSLRKS; this comes from the coding sequence ATGAATGAATGCAAACAATGCGGAATATGTTGCCGAAAAGGCGGCCCGGCTCTTCACATTCAGGACCTTCCTCTTCTTAAAGAAGCGAACGGTCTTGACCTCACCGATATCGTAACTCTTCGTAAAGGCGAACTGGCTTACGACCAGCCCGAAGGAGCTGTTGTTCCTCTGCGCGAAGAAATTTTAAAGGTCAAAGGTACAGGCGGAGAATGGGTCTGTAAATTTCTTGCTCCATCTTCTCAAGTCTGTCGTATTTATAAGAATAGACCTCTTGAATGCCAGACTCTTTTTTGCGGAGACCCCGACCCGCTTCTTAAAATTTACGATAAGGACCGACTCAGCAGAAAAGATATTCTGCCTGAAGGACATCCTGTTCTCGAAATTATCGAAGAGCATGATAAAAAATGTTCTCCTGAAAAAATGGCACAGCTTGCTGCTGATATTCTCAAAGAATGGGATGATAGTCAGGAAATGCAGGCCGACCTGCGCGAAATGCTGATTTATGACAAATCCATCCGTGAGCTTGTTGTCGAAAAATCAGGCCTTCCTGCCGAATCTATGGACTTTTTCTTCGGAAGAGAACTTGGCAGACTGCTGTCCGGGTACGGCATTATCGCCACCCCTAACGGAAAATCATTCTCACTGCGCAAATCTTAA
- a CDS encoding DUF523 domain-containing protein, with product MRFHLMEVTTLYIVSGCLAGLRCRYDGKDSADERVINLVREGRAVPVCPEQFGGLPTPRPSCEIVDGRVLNADGMDVSDNFLRGAEEAFKLVEMLGAEKAILKSRSPSCGISKIYDGTFSGNLVDGDGVFAAMLKKAGIEVENE from the coding sequence ATGCGCTTTCATCTTATGGAGGTTACGACTTTGTATATTGTAAGTGGTTGTCTGGCAGGACTTCGCTGTCGCTATGACGGTAAAGACAGTGCGGACGAAAGAGTCATTAATCTGGTGCGGGAGGGTAGGGCTGTTCCGGTCTGCCCTGAACAATTTGGCGGTTTGCCTACGCCGCGTCCTTCATGCGAAATAGTTGATGGCAGAGTGTTGAACGCAGATGGCATGGACGTAAGCGATAACTTTTTGCGCGGAGCAGAAGAAGCGTTTAAGCTGGTAGAAATGCTGGGAGCTGAAAAAGCAATTTTGAAATCCCGCTCACCTTCATGCGGGATCAGCAAGATATATGATGGAACTTTCAGTGGAAATCTGGTTGACGGAGACGGGGTATTTGCCGCCATGTTGAAAAAAGCCGGAATTGAAGTTGAAAATGAATAA
- a CDS encoding L-serine ammonia-lyase translates to MIAITTSVFELFKIGPGPSSSHTIGPMKAGFNFNKSTANLKLETAPDSIEVRLYGSLSATGEGHGTDRAVVAGLLGYRPDTVECEFLDSLADRSSHQFESGDISLPLSVNNVVFAEVENNFPYSNTMLIRLKKNDQILFEQEYYSIGGGFIKWKGQIPKVPNVPAHPYSNTQELKNILTTTKKFLHRLVLENETAITGASEDEINIKLDAILDTMKKAVKNGIKTDGLLPGPIGLHRKARSIYLKTDENFNAADKFLIRLNAYAFAASEENAAGHIVVTAPTSGSAGVIPAVIYTLEEDLGISRKMVRQGMLAAAAIGFIAKHNASIAGAEVGCQGEVGVASAMAAALITYANGFRFWQTENAAESALEHHLGMTCDPVGGYVQIPCIERNAMGAVRAYNSYIIATVENRKFHKVTFDEVVEAMAQTGKDMSNKYKETSKAGLAVSVPDC, encoded by the coding sequence ATGATTGCCATTACCACATCTGTTTTCGAACTTTTCAAGATCGGTCCCGGACCATCAAGCTCACATACTATCGGCCCTATGAAGGCCGGTTTTAACTTTAACAAATCTACAGCAAACCTGAAGCTTGAAACCGCGCCGGACTCTATTGAAGTCAGACTTTACGGCAGTTTAAGTGCGACAGGTGAAGGGCATGGAACTGACCGGGCCGTTGTTGCAGGTCTTTTAGGTTATCGGCCTGACACTGTAGAGTGCGAATTTCTGGACAGCCTTGCTGACCGGTCCTCACATCAATTCGAGAGCGGTGACATATCCCTGCCGCTTAGCGTTAATAATGTTGTTTTTGCTGAAGTGGAAAATAACTTTCCCTACAGCAACACAATGCTTATACGTCTTAAAAAAAATGATCAGATCCTTTTCGAACAGGAATACTATTCCATTGGCGGAGGTTTCATAAAATGGAAGGGACAAATCCCGAAAGTTCCTAATGTCCCTGCGCATCCTTATTCAAATACACAAGAACTTAAAAACATTCTTACTACTACAAAAAAGTTTTTACATCGCCTTGTTCTCGAAAATGAAACAGCCATCACAGGCGCATCTGAAGACGAAATTAATATAAAACTTGATGCCATACTCGATACGATGAAAAAAGCGGTTAAAAACGGAATCAAAACAGATGGCTTACTGCCCGGTCCAATCGGGCTGCACCGTAAAGCGCGAAGCATCTATCTCAAAACTGATGAAAATTTCAATGCTGCTGATAAATTTCTGATCCGTCTTAATGCTTATGCTTTTGCCGCGTCAGAAGAAAATGCAGCGGGACATATTGTTGTCACGGCCCCGACTTCCGGCTCAGCAGGGGTTATACCGGCTGTAATTTACACTCTTGAAGAAGATCTTGGTATCAGCCGTAAAATGGTGCGACAGGGAATGCTCGCCGCAGCGGCAATTGGATTCATTGCTAAACACAATGCGAGCATTGCCGGAGCTGAGGTAGGCTGTCAGGGGGAAGTGGGAGTTGCATCTGCAATGGCGGCTGCACTGATCACCTACGCTAATGGATTCAGGTTCTGGCAAACAGAAAACGCCGCAGAGTCTGCTCTGGAACATCACCTCGGGATGACTTGTGACCCTGTCGGCGGATATGTTCAGATCCCCTGCATTGAACGCAATGCTATGGGAGCTGTAAGAGCCTATAACTCCTACATTATTGCGACAGTCGAGAATCGCAAGTTTCACAAAGTCACCTTTGATGAAGTTGTCGAAGCAATGGCGCAGACAGGCAAAGATATGAGCAACAAATACAAGGAAACCTCTAAAGCCGGGTTAGCTGTATCTGTCCCTGACTGCTAA
- a CDS encoding phosphoenolpyruvate carboxykinase (ATP) — MASQSTYEFYKDDLSKIPPLRAIAETLLSDKRVRKVNAAEAYELARKQWDVMETDHPIYPEAAKRLGLPEGAKLLNHCHGKIVGRTALARRFYNRLSDSDQRKVAGDLREAICDLQERPLIKAEAVVGLDQDLMIKATILGSEDDAANIFNWLVNFTPFEELAEEYAKSTKLPIQDIIIIGDNLWRNEDPFYHNQGFPQLALVDEDCNVIYNFGMRYFGERKKGTLTLAWTSGIRVGMAACHGGIKEIDFSDCPDEEMKKIGKKSIAFFGLSGTGKSSHTNSHDNGGTLPEGFSKHVLHDDAFQIDTAKRVCRAWEPTLFDKTDSRPLGNPDWKYMVSVMNHAMMEIDGKVMPLGQDIRNPNGRALIDRDVLGKYVNRCSFPDSLCWLMKDTCLPPIIRFSDTYLAVAMGAALMTKRNLAENVSEEELKKLVFIPYANPFRVYELWKDVEAFAGVFDNGASGYSFNSVGYWKSSDTDLHAIPLQTSLTLQTMILTDKLEWEDWDLLPGAQLPKRNCIEKILPGFYDTYNPKNTENQAEYIQTLKDRFAQRRHFLEQTDDLNCKPQLLAKLTKMLRIKD; from the coding sequence GTGGCCAGTCAGTCAACCTATGAATTTTACAAAGACGATCTTTCCAAGATTCCGCCTTTGAGAGCTATTGCGGAGACCTTGCTCAGTGATAAACGAGTAAGAAAAGTTAACGCAGCAGAAGCTTATGAGCTAGCAAGGAAACAATGGGATGTCATGGAAACAGACCATCCTATTTACCCTGAAGCAGCGAAGCGCCTGGGCCTTCCCGAAGGTGCTAAGCTCCTCAATCATTGCCACGGCAAGATTGTCGGGCGTACCGCTCTTGCCCGCAGATTCTACAATCGACTCAGTGATTCCGATCAGCGCAAGGTGGCCGGTGATCTGAGAGAAGCTATCTGCGATTTGCAGGAACGTCCGTTGATCAAAGCAGAAGCCGTTGTAGGACTTGATCAGGATCTTATGATCAAAGCTACAATTCTTGGTTCTGAAGATGATGCAGCAAATATTTTTAACTGGCTGGTAAATTTTACTCCCTTTGAGGAGCTTGCAGAAGAATACGCCAAAAGCACTAAGCTGCCCATTCAGGATATCATCATTATCGGTGATAACCTTTGGCGTAACGAAGACCCTTTCTATCACAATCAGGGATTTCCTCAGCTTGCTCTTGTCGATGAAGATTGTAATGTTATTTACAATTTTGGTATGCGCTACTTCGGCGAACGCAAGAAGGGCACACTGACTCTGGCATGGACTTCCGGTATACGTGTCGGTATGGCCGCTTGTCATGGCGGTATTAAAGAAATTGATTTTTCAGATTGTCCGGACGAAGAGATGAAGAAGATAGGCAAAAAGTCTATCGCTTTCTTCGGTCTGTCCGGTACAGGCAAGTCTTCACATACAAATTCTCACGATAATGGCGGAACTCTGCCTGAAGGTTTTAGTAAGCATGTTCTGCATGATGATGCTTTTCAGATTGATACTGCAAAGCGTGTCTGCCGTGCATGGGAACCTACTCTTTTCGATAAAACCGATTCCAGACCACTGGGCAATCCCGACTGGAAATACATGGTGTCGGTAATGAATCACGCCATGATGGAAATTGACGGTAAAGTCATGCCTCTGGGGCAGGATATCCGCAACCCTAACGGTCGCGCACTTATTGACCGTGATGTGCTTGGCAAATATGTCAATCGCTGCTCATTCCCTGATTCATTGTGCTGGTTGATGAAAGATACCTGCCTGCCACCGATTATCCGCTTCTCGGATACGTATCTGGCGGTTGCTATGGGCGCAGCACTTATGACTAAGCGCAATCTTGCTGAGAATGTATCCGAAGAGGAGCTTAAGAAGCTGGTCTTCATTCCTTACGCCAATCCTTTCCGTGTTTACGAATTGTGGAAAGACGTTGAAGCATTCGCAGGTGTCTTTGACAACGGCGCATCAGGGTACAGCTTTAACTCTGTAGGCTACTGGAAATCTTCCGATACAGATCTCCATGCAATTCCTTTGCAGACTTCCCTTACACTCCAGACCATGATTTTAACCGATAAGCTGGAATGGGAAGACTGGGATCTGCTGCCCGGTGCACAGTTGCCTAAGCGTAACTGCATTGAGAAAATTCTGCCCGGTTTCTATGATACCTACAATCCGAAGAATACCGAAAATCAGGCTGAATACATTCAGACTCTCAAGGACAGATTTGCACAGCGCAGACATTTTCTGGAGCAGACTGACGACCTCAACTGCAAGCCGCAGCTTCTTGCAAAGCTCACCAAAATGTTGCGTATTAAAGATTAG
- a CDS encoding sodium ion-translocating decarboxylase subunit beta, producing MDILLHFLSTTGFAEMTYGNFMMIVIGIVFIALAIIKDYEPLLLLPIGFGAIVGNIPSIAGMPLSVYDEGSVLYYIYFGVSKGIFPPLIFLGIGAMTDFSCMLSNPKLVLLGAAAQMGIFITLIGAMFLGFTPAEAGAIGIIGGADGPTAIFLSSKLAPHLLGAIAIAAYSYMALVPVIQPPIMKLMTSKKERLIRMSAPREVTTREKVLFPVGAFIITALIAPGSLALVGMLFFGNLLKESGVTERLAETARTGMIDSVTILLGFSVGASTQAQTFLTPDSLLIFGLGAASFCVATASGLAFAKFMNLFLKDKINPLVGAAGVSAVPDSARVVQMVARDEDPHNFLLMHAMAPNVAGVLGSAVAAGVLWSVLGL from the coding sequence ATGGATATACTTCTGCATTTTCTAAGCACAACGGGCTTTGCGGAAATGACTTATGGCAACTTCATGATGATTGTCATTGGTATTGTTTTCATCGCCCTCGCTATTATCAAGGATTACGAGCCACTCCTGCTCCTACCTATCGGGTTCGGGGCCATTGTCGGGAATATTCCGTCTATCGCCGGAATGCCCCTCAGTGTCTATGATGAAGGTAGTGTTCTCTACTATATATATTTCGGGGTCAGCAAAGGGATTTTCCCGCCGCTTATTTTCCTCGGAATCGGAGCTATGACCGATTTTTCGTGCATGCTCTCCAACCCTAAACTGGTATTGCTCGGAGCTGCCGCGCAGATGGGTATCTTTATTACTCTGATCGGTGCAATGTTCCTGGGCTTTACTCCCGCTGAAGCGGGTGCAATCGGTATTATCGGTGGAGCGGACGGTCCTACTGCGATCTTCCTTTCATCGAAACTAGCACCGCATCTGCTAGGGGCTATCGCCATTGCGGCTTACTCGTATATGGCACTGGTTCCTGTTATTCAGCCGCCGATCATGAAGCTCATGACCAGCAAGAAAGAGCGTCTTATCCGCATGTCTGCTCCCAGAGAAGTTACCACACGTGAAAAAGTTCTTTTTCCGGTAGGTGCTTTTATCATCACAGCACTCATTGCGCCCGGTTCGCTTGCTTTGGTCGGTATGCTCTTTTTCGGTAACCTGCTTAAAGAATCCGGTGTAACTGAGCGTCTGGCTGAAACTGCACGTACAGGCATGATCGACTCTGTTACTATTTTGCTCGGCTTCTCCGTCGGAGCCTCCACTCAGGCCCAGACGTTCTTGACTCCTGACAGTCTGCTTATCTTCGGACTTGGAGCAGCTTCCTTTTGTGTAGCTACTGCAAGCGGACTCGCTTTTGCCAAGTTTATGAATCTGTTCCTTAAGGATAAGATCAACCCATTGGTAGGAGCCGCAGGAGTTTCCGCTGTTCCTGACTCCGCGCGAGTAGTACAAATGGTTGCCCGCGATGAAGATCCGCATAACTTCCTGCTTATGCACGCCATGGCTCCCAACGTAGCGGGGGTTCTCGGTTCTGCTGTTGCAGCAGGTGTTCTCTGGTCTGTACTCGGATTGTAG
- a CDS encoding OadG family protein, whose translation MQQMVFSWDNVVAGNGVAISLSGMSIVFVALLLVSVYIALLPKLAAFCNKIIPPAAHHHGPVASAPTPPASSAGASEAEIVAAAVAYLHKNKG comes from the coding sequence ATGCAACAGATGGTGTTCAGCTGGGATAACGTTGTCGCCGGCAATGGTGTGGCTATTTCTCTCTCGGGCATGAGTATTGTGTTCGTGGCTCTGCTGCTGGTAAGTGTTTATATTGCACTGCTTCCCAAGTTAGCTGCTTTTTGTAACAAGATTATCCCGCCTGCGGCCCATCATCATGGTCCGGTGGCGAGTGCTCCGACCCCGCCGGCTTCCTCCGCCGGGGCATCTGAAGCTGAGATAGTCGCAGCTGCGGTCGCATATCTGCATAAAAACAAGGGCTAG
- a CDS encoding biotin/lipoyl-containing protein gives MAKKKIRFMCTAFRDGFQSVYGARVKTDDFLPAVEASKEAGINWFEAGGGARFQALYFYSNEDAFEMMDRFRETAGPDADLQTLARGVNVVGLESQPSDVIKAHADLFAKHGITTIRNFDALNDVNNLIYSGQCIADAGLKHQVVVSMMELPPGCSGAHDAAFYESTLRQILDADIPFDSVCFKDASGTSTPSKVYETIKAARKVLPDDVMLHFHTHETAGIGGLCYMSAIEAGADAIDLSMAPASGGTCQTDIVTMWHILRGTDYTLDVDIDKIITAEDVFRDCMKDYFLPPEATQVDPMIPFSPMPGGALTANTQMLRDNGLMDRYPEIIRAMSEVVRKGGFGTSVTPVSQFYFQQAFNNVMFGPWEKFADGYGKMVLGYFGKTPVAPDAEIVKLASEQMGLEPTKKTPLEINDADPSKGLAPARKVCEEEGFELTDENIFIVATCKDKGVSFLKGEARVGIRYKTDVEAEQVKKLVGDTGAGTGSGSVNVTVDGQVYTVNVDGASATLNGKSFNIGTGAAVPAAAGGAPAAPAGGTTEPVAAPMPGLIIRLAVEPGTVVQEGQTLVIMEAMKMEMEVKAHKAGTVASFAITAGDQVQQGQPLAQMTV, from the coding sequence GTGGCCAAGAAGAAGATTAGGTTCATGTGTACCGCCTTTCGTGACGGTTTTCAGTCCGTTTACGGGGCCAGAGTTAAGACAGATGATTTCCTGCCGGCTGTAGAAGCTTCTAAAGAAGCAGGAATCAACTGGTTTGAGGCTGGTGGAGGTGCACGGTTCCAGGCCCTCTACTTTTATTCTAATGAAGATGCCTTTGAAATGATGGACAGGTTCAGGGAGACCGCAGGTCCCGACGCAGACCTTCAGACACTCGCTCGTGGAGTGAATGTAGTCGGTCTTGAATCCCAGCCAAGTGATGTCATCAAAGCTCATGCCGATCTTTTCGCCAAGCACGGCATTACCACCATCCGAAATTTTGACGCACTTAATGATGTCAACAACCTGATCTATAGCGGGCAGTGTATTGCTGATGCCGGATTGAAGCATCAGGTAGTTGTCTCCATGATGGAACTGCCTCCGGGGTGCTCCGGTGCTCATGACGCAGCTTTCTATGAAAGCACTCTGCGTCAGATTCTTGATGCAGACATCCCCTTTGATTCAGTATGTTTTAAAGACGCTTCAGGAACCTCGACTCCTTCCAAGGTTTACGAGACCATCAAAGCAGCCCGCAAGGTGCTTCCTGATGATGTCATGCTTCACTTTCACACTCACGAAACAGCAGGTATCGGTGGACTCTGCTATATGTCCGCAATCGAAGCCGGGGCTGATGCAATCGACCTGTCGATGGCTCCCGCATCTGGCGGAACCTGCCAGACAGATATCGTGACCATGTGGCATATTCTGCGCGGAACTGATTACACTCTCGACGTTGATATCGATAAGATTATCACAGCTGAAGATGTCTTCCGTGACTGTATGAAAGATTACTTCCTGCCTCCCGAGGCAACTCAGGTCGATCCCATGATCCCCTTCAGCCCGATGCCGGGCGGCGCACTTACAGCGAATACCCAGATGCTGAGAGATAACGGTCTTATGGATCGCTATCCCGAAATCATCAGAGCTATGAGCGAAGTTGTACGCAAAGGTGGATTCGGTACTTCTGTTACACCTGTATCTCAGTTTTATTTCCAGCAGGCATTCAATAATGTAATGTTCGGCCCCTGGGAGAAATTTGCAGACGGTTACGGGAAAATGGTTCTGGGATATTTCGGCAAGACTCCGGTTGCCCCGGATGCTGAAATAGTCAAACTTGCCTCCGAGCAGATGGGACTTGAGCCTACCAAAAAAACTCCGCTTGAAATCAACGATGCAGATCCCAGCAAGGGGCTTGCTCCTGCCCGCAAGGTCTGTGAAGAGGAAGGTTTCGAGCTTACCGATGAAAATATATTCATTGTTGCCACCTGTAAGGACAAAGGCGTCAGCTTTCTTAAAGGTGAAGCTCGCGTCGGCATCCGCTATAAGACAGATGTTGAGGCCGAGCAGGTTAAGAAGCTTGTCGGTGACACCGGCGCCGGTACCGGATCAGGTTCTGTCAATGTAACTGTTGATGGTCAGGTCTATACCGTAAATGTCGATGGTGCATCCGCTACATTGAACGGCAAGTCCTTCAATATCGGGACAGGTGCTGCTGTTCCCGCTGCAGCAGGCGGTGCTCCCGCTGCTCCTGCCGGTGGAACAACCGAACCTGTTGCCGCCCCCATGCCCGGCCTGATTATCAGACTGGCTGTCGAACCCGGAACAGTGGTTCAGGAAGGACAGACTCTGGTGATTATGGAAGCCATGAAAATGGAAATGGAAGTCAAGGCGCATAAGGCCGGGACTGTTGCCTCTTTCGCTATCACAGCGGGAGATCAGGTGCAGCAGGGACAGCCTCTGGCCCAGATGACCGTCTAG
- a CDS encoding FeoB-associated Cys-rich membrane protein — MQDLLVFVLIGGAVAYLGWKWFGKSGSSCGCGCDCPGAGGDKKSCCSENKKIDDQRQK, encoded by the coding sequence ATGCAAGATTTACTGGTATTTGTATTGATCGGGGGTGCGGTAGCATACCTTGGCTGGAAATGGTTTGGAAAATCCGGGTCTTCATGCGGTTGCGGTTGTGACTGCCCCGGGGCCGGCGGTGATAAAAAAAGTTGTTGTTCAGAAAACAAAAAGATCGATGATCAACGACAAAAGTAG
- the cbiM gene encoding cobalt transporter CbiM, giving the protein MHISEGVLSIPVLATGAAITAAGTIVGLKKIDSEKLISVALLSSVFFVASLIHIPIGPSSAHLILSGLMGLLLGWAAFPAILTGLLLQAILFQFGGLTVIGVNTAVMALPAVACHYMFRPLLSRPGISMSTGAFFCGAVSIALSTILGALALSFTDESFIGVAKLLIYGHIPIMIIEGFICASAYGFLHKVKPEMLLMTQET; this is encoded by the coding sequence ATGCACATATCAGAAGGCGTTTTATCTATTCCTGTACTGGCTACCGGAGCGGCGATAACCGCGGCTGGAACAATAGTCGGGCTGAAAAAAATTGATTCAGAAAAACTTATTTCCGTAGCCCTACTTTCATCAGTATTTTTTGTAGCTTCCCTGATTCACATCCCCATCGGCCCTTCAAGTGCGCATCTGATACTAAGCGGCCTTATGGGACTTCTGCTCGGCTGGGCGGCTTTTCCGGCTATTTTGACCGGACTTCTTTTACAGGCCATACTTTTTCAGTTCGGAGGACTTACAGTCATCGGGGTAAACACCGCCGTCATGGCCTTGCCTGCTGTCGCCTGCCACTACATGTTCCGCCCGCTGTTAAGCAGGCCGGGTATCTCCATGAGTACCGGAGCCTTTTTCTGTGGTGCTGTATCCATCGCGCTTTCAACCATTCTGGGAGCACTTGCTCTTTCCTTTACCGACGAAAGTTTTATCGGGGTTGCAAAACTGCTCATCTACGGCCACATCCCGATCATGATTATTGAAGGATTTATCTGCGCCTCTGCATACGGCTTTCTCCATAAAGTAAAACCTGAAATGCTGCTCATGACTCAGGAAACGTAA
- a CDS encoding MATE family efflux transporter → MIALWDKPFGYKHVLKVSMPLAISMASTTIMQVTDRIFLGRYSVEAIAAALPAGILSFLFISFFMGVASYINVFIAQYTGAAKPEKVAASLWQGIYFSLGAWVLLAAMAYTLTPLLVSGGHPPEVLELEIQYFRILMLGAGLPVLDTALSGFYSGRGLTRTVMVVNMIGAAVNIPLDYALINGVWFFPEMGIRGAGIATVTATAVIVLIYCPLIFSRRNEELYKIRSKFHFDFVLFKRFIKYGLSNGIQFFLDIFAITFFVYMVGRLGTIVLAASNIALSIDGISFFPAYGIAVGVSTLVGQAIGQGRPDYAKRATKCALHITCVWMLFMGLVYLTIPDILISMFRPGDLTDAQFGDVLEHGRVFLMFMIVYILFDGVALVYSGALKGAGDVVFVMKSVGLFCLTVMVIPCYIGVEVIEAGPYFLWGIFAVYVLVLSFAFYFRFKSGKWEKMKVIE, encoded by the coding sequence ATGATCGCGTTATGGGATAAACCTTTCGGGTATAAGCATGTTCTTAAAGTAAGCATGCCTCTTGCTATAAGCATGGCCTCCACCACCATTATGCAGGTCACTGACCGTATTTTTCTGGGGCGATATTCAGTTGAAGCAATTGCGGCCGCGTTGCCTGCCGGGATTCTTTCGTTTTTATTTATTTCGTTTTTTATGGGCGTAGCCAGTTATATTAATGTATTCATTGCCCAGTATACAGGAGCGGCAAAGCCGGAGAAAGTTGCTGCCAGTCTATGGCAGGGAATTTATTTTTCGCTCGGAGCATGGGTGTTGCTCGCTGCTATGGCTTACACACTGACCCCGCTTTTGGTCAGTGGTGGACATCCGCCTGAGGTGCTGGAACTGGAAATACAATATTTCAGAATTCTCATGCTTGGAGCCGGACTTCCTGTGCTCGATACGGCCCTTTCCGGTTTTTATTCAGGAAGGGGGCTGACCCGTACAGTCATGGTCGTTAATATGATCGGAGCGGCAGTAAATATCCCCCTTGATTACGCACTGATCAACGGGGTCTGGTTTTTTCCGGAAATGGGTATTCGCGGAGCCGGAATAGCCACGGTTACAGCTACAGCGGTTATTGTGCTTATTTATTGTCCGCTTATTTTCAGCCGCAGGAATGAAGAACTTTACAAGATCCGCAGCAAATTCCATTTCGATTTTGTGCTTTTTAAAAGATTTATCAAGTACGGTCTTTCAAACGGAATCCAGTTCTTTCTGGATATATTTGCCATCACTTTTTTTGTGTACATGGTTGGAAGGCTCGGAACAATCGTACTGGCGGCCAGCAATATTGCTTTATCTATCGATGGTATATCTTTTTTCCCGGCATACGGCATTGCTGTGGGAGTAAGTACGCTGGTCGGACAGGCCATAGGGCAGGGCCGGCCTGATTATGCAAAAAGGGCAACTAAGTGTGCTCTGCATATTACTTGCGTCTGGATGTTGTTTATGGGGCTGGTTTACCTGACAATACCCGATATACTTATATCTATGTTCCGCCCCGGTGATCTAACCGATGCACAGTTTGGCGATGTGCTGGAACATGGGCGCGTGTTTTTAATGTTTATGATTGTTTATATTCTTTTTGACGGCGTAGCTCTCGTGTATTCCGGAGCATTGAAAGGAGCAGGAGATGTGGTTTTTGTAATGAAGAGCGTCGGCCTGTTTTGTCTCACTGTAATGGTTATCCCCTGCTACATCGGAGTTGAAGTCATTGAGGCCGGACCATATTTTCTATGGGGGATATTTGCGGTTTATGTACTGGTTTTGAGTTTTGCTTTTTACTTCCGATTTAAGAGCGGGAAGTGGGAGAAAATGAAAGTCATTGAATAG
- a CDS encoding HU family DNA-binding protein yields the protein MSKTVLVKKFREKLELSAKDASAALDGVLGAIEDSLKSEGNVTLTGFGTFKTVERSARTGRNPQTGAAIQIPASRGVKFTPGKFLKDAVK from the coding sequence ATGAGTAAAACTGTTCTTGTTAAGAAATTCCGGGAAAAACTCGAGCTGAGTGCAAAAGACGCATCTGCAGCTTTGGATGGAGTCCTCGGTGCAATTGAAGACAGCCTTAAAAGTGAAGGCAATGTTACTCTTACAGGTTTCGGTACATTCAAGACCGTTGAGCGTTCCGCACGAACCGGACGCAACCCCCAGACCGGAGCCGCAATTCAGATTCCAGCATCCCGCGGTGTTAAATTCACTCCCGGTAAGTTTCTTAAGGACGCAGTTAAATAG